In Kordia antarctica, the following proteins share a genomic window:
- a CDS encoding sensor histidine kinase, with the protein MKPARLSLRSRIFAYMILLILVASILIALVTIYQYHEQSVDYHLRRLERKENQVKGHIKYLINFETTYVVSQENLGLIFKDEIFKIADIHKVDVNLYDLEGNFLKTSDTSIRSEDVTECLSAKILNNLRASVDKHYVEEIITETEIEYQSSYSIITDSKSKPLGIINLKYKQDNTFSDYELREFLRRLGYAYVVMLLVAIVFAYFISRYITKSLKQIGEKLDQTRFNKRNEKIIVEDAGEEIYNLINAYNSMIDELEESAVKLAMSEREQAWREMAKQVAHEIKNPLTPMRLSVQSFQRKFDPEDPKIHQKVDEYSKTLIQQIDTMSSIASAFSNFAKMPAQQNEMLNVVEITRLAMDIFNEDYINVSFEEQEIVAKFDRTQLIRVITNLVKNATQAIPTDRKPRIDVRVFQENENVTITVKDNGIGITKENMRKIFEPKFTTKTSGMGLGLGMVKNIVETYKGSITFTSEENEGTTFIVTFPKN; encoded by the coding sequence ATGAAACCAGCAAGATTGTCATTACGTTCCCGAATATTTGCCTACATGATTCTCTTGATTCTTGTAGCATCTATCCTTATTGCTTTGGTGACTATTTATCAATATCATGAACAATCCGTTGATTATCATTTAAGACGATTGGAACGAAAAGAAAATCAGGTAAAAGGACATATAAAATACCTTATCAATTTTGAAACTACGTATGTAGTGAGTCAAGAAAATTTGGGACTTATTTTTAAGGATGAAATTTTTAAAATTGCAGATATTCATAAAGTGGATGTTAATTTATACGACTTAGAAGGTAATTTTCTAAAAACGTCTGACACTTCTATTAGAAGCGAAGATGTCACAGAATGTTTGTCTGCCAAAATCCTAAATAATTTACGTGCAAGTGTTGACAAACATTATGTAGAAGAAATTATCACAGAAACAGAAATAGAATATCAATCTTCGTATAGTATTATCACAGATTCCAAATCGAAACCGCTGGGAATCATCAATTTAAAATATAAACAAGACAATACATTTAGTGATTACGAATTGCGAGAATTTCTAAGACGTTTAGGATATGCCTATGTTGTAATGCTGTTAGTGGCAATTGTTTTTGCGTATTTTATTTCGAGATATATTACAAAATCATTAAAGCAAATTGGAGAAAAATTAGATCAAACACGCTTTAATAAACGCAATGAAAAAATTATTGTAGAAGATGCAGGAGAAGAGATTTACAACCTAATTAATGCGTACAATAGTATGATTGATGAGTTGGAAGAAAGTGCTGTAAAACTTGCGATGAGCGAACGTGAACAAGCTTGGCGCGAAATGGCAAAACAAGTAGCGCACGAAATTAAAAACCCGTTGACGCCAATGCGTTTGAGTGTGCAAAGTTTCCAACGAAAGTTTGATCCGGAAGATCCAAAAATTCATCAAAAAGTAGATGAATATTCTAAAACATTAATTCAGCAAATTGACACCATGAGTAGTATTGCTTCGGCGTTTTCTAACTTTGCTAAAATGCCAGCACAGCAAAATGAAATGTTGAATGTGGTTGAAATTACACGTTTGGCAATGGATATTTTTAATGAAGATTATATAAATGTTTCGTTTGAAGAACAAGAAATTGTTGCAAAATTTGATCGCACACAACTAATTCGTGTCATAACGAACTTGGTAAAAAATGCGACACAAGCAATTCCAACTGATCGAAAACCGCGTATAGATGTCCGTGTATTTCAAGAAAACGAGAACGTAACAATTACGGTAAAAGATAACGGAATTGGAATCACGAAAGAAAACATGCGAAAGATATTTGAACCAAAATTTACAACCAAAACCAGTGGAATGGGACTTGGACTTGGAATGGTAAAAAATATTGTAGAAACTTATAAAGGAAGTATTACTTTTACATCAGAAGAAAACGAAGGCACGACATTTATAGTGACTTTCCCAAAAAATTAA
- a CDS encoding CopD family protein gives MEYDYIKSLHLIFVVTWFAGLFYIPRLFVYQIEAFHKPSPEKEILGKQLKLMAKRLWFIITWPSAILATIFAIWLLILRPFWLEQSWMHVKLAFVFLLFLYQFKTHQMFTQLQRDEVKYTSNFMRIWNEGATFILFAVVFLVILKSAINWIFGVIGIFVLGIVLMLGFKLYKRIRTKNPEA, from the coding sequence ATGGAATACGATTATATAAAATCATTACACCTGATTTTTGTAGTAACTTGGTTTGCAGGATTATTTTATATTCCACGGCTATTTGTGTATCAAATAGAAGCGTTTCATAAACCTTCGCCAGAAAAAGAAATCTTAGGAAAACAACTCAAATTAATGGCAAAACGCTTGTGGTTTATTATCACGTGGCCTTCAGCAATTTTGGCAACAATCTTTGCAATTTGGTTGTTAATTTTAAGACCTTTTTGGCTTGAGCAATCTTGGATGCATGTAAAACTTGCGTTTGTATTTTTGTTATTTCTGTATCAGTTTAAAACACATCAAATGTTCACCCAATTGCAACGTGATGAGGTAAAATATACGTCTAATTTTATGCGAATTTGGAACGAAGGCGCGACTTTTATTCTATTTGCGGTTGTGTTTTTGGTCATCTTAAAAAGTGCTATCAATTGGATTTTTGGTGTAATTGGAATTTTTGTATTAGGAATAGTGCTTATGTTAGGATTTAAGCTATATAAACGCATTCGCACGAAAAACCCAGAAGCATAA